Proteins co-encoded in one Candidatus Margulisiibacteriota bacterium genomic window:
- a CDS encoding extracellular solute-binding protein: protein MNKFFYLLAFSLILLILTNVGCSKKVQNTLYIYNWTYYIPENIIKDFEQKFKVKVVYDVYSSNEEMFAKLKAGGKGYDLVFPSGDFVKIMIKEKMLEAIDKSKVPNFQYMDTQILKKINYDPGCAYSVPYMMGTAGIAVNKKFVKNYEHSSNIFKRRDLQGKMTLLDDMREVMGLALKNLGYSVNTTNKEELEKAKTLILEWKKNILKFDAESFAKGFAAGEFWVVQGYAENIYLELDENQQQDVDYFIPKEGSAMYIDSMVILKDATHIELAYKFINYILEPQVFAQILDYLRLPAINTEARKYVKNQPHYQVNDLMNCEIKEDLGQDVELYNRIWEEIRM, encoded by the coding sequence ATGAATAAATTCTTTTATTTGTTAGCCTTTTCCTTGATATTATTGATCCTGACTAATGTCGGCTGTAGCAAAAAAGTGCAGAACACACTATATATTTATAACTGGACTTACTACATTCCTGAAAATATTATTAAGGATTTTGAACAGAAATTTAAAGTAAAGGTTGTTTATGACGTATATTCATCCAACGAGGAGATGTTTGCCAAACTGAAAGCCGGCGGAAAAGGTTATGATCTGGTATTCCCTTCAGGTGATTTTGTGAAAATTATGATCAAGGAAAAGATGTTGGAAGCCATAGATAAAAGTAAAGTTCCCAACTTTCAATATATGGATACTCAGATCCTGAAAAAAATCAATTATGATCCGGGTTGTGCCTACAGCGTGCCTTATATGATGGGGACAGCGGGGATTGCTGTAAATAAAAAGTTCGTAAAAAATTATGAACACAGTTCCAATATTTTCAAACGAAGAGATCTTCAAGGAAAGATGACTTTGCTGGACGATATGCGCGAAGTTATGGGGCTAGCCTTAAAAAATCTGGGATATTCTGTAAATACTACCAACAAAGAAGAATTGGAAAAGGCCAAAACGCTTATTTTGGAGTGGAAGAAAAACATCTTGAAGTTTGACGCCGAATCTTTTGCCAAAGGGTTTGCCGCCGGTGAATTCTGGGTGGTACAGGGTTATGCTGAAAATATATACCTGGAACTGGATGAGAATCAACAACAGGACGTGGACTATTTTATCCCCAAGGAAGGATCAGCCATGTATATAGACAGTATGGTAATTTTAAAAGATGCAACACATATAGAACTGGCTTATAAGTTTATTAACTATATTCTGGAGCCTCAGGTTTTTGCGCAGATACTGGATTATTTACGGCTTCCTGCTATTAATACCGAAGCCAGGAAATATGTAAAAAACCAGCCGCACTATCAAGTGAATGACTTAATGAATTGTGAGATCAAGGAAGACTTAGGCCAGGATGTTGAGCTTTATAACAGGATCTGGGAAGAAATACGGATGTAA
- a CDS encoding carbohydrate binding domain-containing protein produces the protein MYKILTTFLLTSLLFISGCQKPLTIQNMNVESVQSVALYQEDFKDISEWTAFFSKNSSIEVGQVMIDNSPCLKLSFKLGDWGGIGKSFSKKYSWNIKNSVVLRIKGDSSSNIARIEITDNGGERFIKLVPINFQDWKIITIPLNEFKHRQDWQPDKAPMDGFTLTAVEGISISPTLKGSGVWLISDLKVIP, from the coding sequence ATGTATAAAATTTTAACCACTTTTCTACTGACATCTTTATTGTTTATTTCTGGCTGCCAAAAACCTTTAACTATTCAAAATATGAATGTCGAATCAGTCCAGTCTGTTGCTTTATATCAGGAAGATTTTAAAGATATTTCCGAATGGACCGCTTTTTTTAGCAAAAATTCTTCTATTGAAGTTGGGCAGGTTATGATTGATAATTCCCCCTGTCTGAAATTATCGTTTAAACTTGGAGACTGGGGCGGCATCGGAAAATCTTTCAGCAAAAAATATTCCTGGAATATCAAAAATAGTGTTGTTCTTAGAATTAAAGGTGATTCCTCAAGTAATATTGCCCGAATAGAAATTACCGACAATGGCGGCGAACGTTTTATCAAGCTTGTTCCTATAAACTTCCAGGATTGGAAAATCATCACAATTCCTTTAAATGAATTCAAACATCGTCAGGACTGGCAGCCGGATAAAGCACCTATGGACGGGTTTACGCTCACTGCTGTTGAAGGTATAAGTATTTCTCCCACCCTGAAGGGTTCGGGAGTATGGCTTATCAGCGATTTGAAGGTTATACCTTAA
- a CDS encoding TolC family protein, with translation MKSSVKYNSDLIIAREKIKQSQLNEKSAESDLLPQLGSTFSVKRSKSTLGTQDNFSGQLSISQLLFDWGKTSYNLEKAQRSTMFYKYSYVYNSASTRSDLRKAFINLLNYQEQLKLNSSIEASRKKQYELITLRYESGREHRGALLTAQADLSQATAAVQATIRNLGLAQQKLALEMGLDSWNELEATGNFIVQNYEAVDFEKIAKEHPNLLQYEWDRKSKESSLEAARAGELPYIYASLSYGLNDNQFFPQNDSWSMGINASYTIWDWGSLASQTGIAQSQYDQAVEYEKSVYKNVLYNLKEAWINLINARDNVDISKKYLEASDVRSQIADVQYSTGQIGYDNWILIINDNINMKKNYLSAEAGLLTAEAAWIMAKGGTLENEE, from the coding sequence GTGAAAAGCAGTGTTAAATATAACTCCGATTTAATTATTGCCAGAGAAAAAATAAAGCAAAGTCAGCTTAATGAAAAATCAGCAGAAAGTGATTTATTACCTCAACTCGGAAGCACTTTTTCAGTAAAACGTTCTAAATCCACCCTGGGTACGCAGGATAATTTTTCTGGCCAATTAAGTATAAGCCAGTTACTTTTTGACTGGGGTAAAACATCTTATAACCTGGAGAAAGCTCAAAGGAGCACAATGTTTTATAAATACAGCTACGTTTATAATTCAGCCAGTACGCGTTCTGATTTGCGTAAAGCTTTCATTAACCTGCTTAATTATCAGGAACAACTGAAGCTAAACAGTTCTATAGAAGCCAGCAGAAAAAAGCAGTATGAGTTGATTACCTTGCGTTATGAATCCGGGCGTGAACATCGCGGGGCACTGCTGACAGCACAGGCTGATTTGAGCCAGGCAACTGCGGCTGTTCAGGCAACAATAAGAAATCTGGGGTTGGCACAACAAAAGTTAGCCTTGGAAATGGGGCTGGATAGCTGGAATGAACTTGAAGCAACGGGGAATTTTATAGTGCAAAATTATGAAGCTGTGGATTTTGAAAAGATTGCAAAAGAGCATCCGAACTTGCTGCAATATGAGTGGGATAGGAAAAGCAAAGAATCAAGCCTGGAAGCAGCCAGAGCCGGAGAGTTGCCTTATATTTATGCCAGCTTGAGTTATGGTCTTAACGATAATCAGTTCTTTCCCCAGAATGACAGCTGGTCTATGGGCATCAATGCGTCCTATACTATATGGGACTGGGGCAGCCTTGCTTCTCAAACAGGAATTGCGCAGTCGCAGTATGATCAAGCAGTGGAATATGAGAAAAGTGTATATAAAAATGTTTTATATAACCTCAAGGAAGCATGGATAAATCTGATCAATGCACGGGATAATGTGGATATAAGCAAAAAATATCTGGAAGCCAGCGATGTGAGATCACAAATCGCTGACGTTCAGTATTCCACAGGGCAAATTGGTTATGACAACTGGATTTTAATCATTAACGATAATATTAATATGAAAAAAAATTATCTTTCCGCAGAAGCCGGCCTTTTGACTGCCGAGGCGGCATGGATTATGGCTAAAGGAGGAACACTGGAAAATGAAGAATAA
- a CDS encoding efflux RND transporter periplasmic adaptor subunit, which produces MKNKKWIVVLISIIVVVAGGYYVYKTKIQKPKTDYQISYIKPAYNDMLIYVSTTGMVQPEDRIVIKPDIPGRIDKVQVKEGQHVQSGQTLILMSSTDRASLLDAAKLKGSSVYKYWEDVYKPIPLLAPINGEVIAVNFNAGQAVGLSDELIVLSDHLIVKAQVDETDIGKIKLGQKTNIYLDAYPNDIVTGKVIHISYESTVVNNVTIYEVEIILDKTPAFFRSGMSANINILVKDKKHVLTLPLTAIQEEGNKKFVLVQNGKNPAEKVRIKIGLMDDTKAEIISGLNENNQIEIKTKKYNSKKKVNGSPLSIKRPGGAGSKAH; this is translated from the coding sequence ATGAAGAATAAAAAATGGATTGTCGTGCTTATCAGTATAATTGTTGTTGTGGCTGGCGGATATTATGTCTATAAAACAAAAATACAGAAACCTAAAACCGATTATCAGATCAGTTATATTAAACCTGCTTATAATGATATGCTTATTTATGTTTCAACAACAGGCATGGTACAACCGGAAGACCGGATTGTTATAAAACCGGATATTCCCGGAAGAATAGATAAAGTGCAGGTAAAAGAAGGCCAGCATGTACAAAGCGGTCAGACTCTTATTCTTATGAGCTCGACAGACAGGGCGTCTCTGCTGGATGCAGCAAAATTAAAAGGCAGCAGTGTATATAAGTATTGGGAAGATGTTTATAAACCGATTCCTTTGCTAGCTCCTATAAACGGGGAGGTAATCGCTGTTAACTTCAATGCCGGCCAGGCCGTGGGGCTTTCCGATGAACTTATTGTTTTATCTGATCATTTGATTGTAAAAGCACAGGTTGATGAAACAGATATCGGCAAAATTAAACTAGGACAAAAAACCAATATTTATCTGGATGCTTACCCGAACGATATTGTTACAGGTAAAGTAATACATATTTCTTATGAATCAACAGTTGTTAATAATGTCACAATTTATGAGGTTGAAATAATTCTGGATAAAACCCCGGCATTCTTCCGTTCGGGAATGAGTGCCAACATCAATATCCTGGTTAAAGACAAAAAACACGTTCTGACCCTCCCCTTAACCGCTATACAAGAGGAAGGTAATAAAAAATTTGTATTGGTGCAAAATGGGAAAAATCCAGCTGAAAAAGTACGAATAAAGATAGGTCTTATGGATGACACAAAAGCGGAAATTATTTCAGGACTTAATGAAAACAATCAGATAGAAATAAAAACTAAAAAATATAACAGTAAAAAGAAGGTTAACGGCAGCCCACTGTCAATTAAACGTCCTGGCGGCGCTGGCAGCAAAGCCCATTAA
- a CDS encoding ABC transporter permease, with the protein MFELKNIIKEYNNGEISFRALNNVSLKIDAGEFVAIMGPSGSGKSTLLHILGFLDKPDSGQYILDGQNTSHFTDTQYAQLRKDYIGFVFQQFHLLPRITSIQNIHLPLIYSGKKQLKRRAYELLEQVGLKGKETNNPNELSGGERQRVAIARSLVNDPLVIMADEPTGNLDSKSEKDILKILQDLNDQGKTIIVVTHEEDIGKQAKRIIRLKDGEIVSDEVQVKTKIAKKGHLSESKGKKPTGSTIQFMDYIKQSFQMIFANKVRSFLSMLGIVIGVCTVVAMLALGAGAKVSISSSLSRMGTNLLMVVPNRGQGTVPVKFTIKDVDALKGLPMIKRVAPQVSGGVTLIAGNKNLSSYIQGSTIESEQMRNRTPEYGRYFNQEEIQNREKVAVIGKTVATELFGDNDPLNQILKINKINFRIIGVLPALGGGTGLRDQDNVVYLPLSTAMFRVLGKQYYDQLDVEVKDIKQVSDAQTAVTQLITKMHNLTPEQKDSIRIMNMAELQEALMSTVKSLTFLLGFIASLSLLVGGIGIMNIMLVSVTERTREIGLRKAIGARKIDILMQFITEAVIMTFTGGMLGILLGVAIATILSKVAAWTIVITPSAIIISTSFSITIGLIFGIWPAKKASNLNPIEALRYE; encoded by the coding sequence ATGTTCGAACTGAAAAATATTATTAAAGAATACAATAATGGAGAAATAAGTTTCAGGGCACTAAACAATGTTTCATTAAAGATTGATGCGGGTGAGTTTGTAGCGATTATGGGCCCTTCCGGGTCTGGCAAATCTACTCTGTTACATATCCTGGGTTTTCTGGATAAACCGGATAGCGGACAGTACATTCTTGATGGACAGAATACTTCTCATTTTACCGATACCCAGTATGCCCAACTTAGAAAAGATTATATCGGCTTCGTTTTTCAACAGTTCCATTTATTACCCAGAATCACGTCTATTCAGAATATTCATCTGCCCTTGATTTATTCCGGAAAAAAGCAGTTAAAACGCAGGGCTTATGAACTTTTGGAACAGGTAGGCTTGAAAGGCAAGGAAACCAACAACCCCAACGAGTTGTCCGGTGGAGAACGTCAAAGAGTTGCAATAGCGCGGTCGCTTGTTAATGATCCGCTTGTAATAATGGCTGACGAACCTACGGGCAACCTGGACAGTAAAAGCGAAAAAGATATCCTGAAAATTTTACAGGATTTAAATGATCAGGGTAAAACAATAATTGTTGTCACGCACGAAGAAGATATTGGTAAGCAAGCGAAACGTATTATACGCCTGAAGGACGGAGAGATCGTTTCTGACGAGGTTCAGGTTAAAACAAAAATCGCGAAAAAGGGACATTTATCCGAATCGAAAGGCAAGAAACCTACAGGTAGCACCATACAATTTATGGACTATATTAAACAATCTTTTCAGATGATCTTTGCAAACAAGGTTCGTTCATTTCTTTCCATGCTCGGTATCGTGATCGGGGTTTGTACGGTTGTGGCAATGTTGGCGCTGGGTGCAGGAGCGAAAGTTTCCATTTCCTCATCATTATCCAGAATGGGTACGAATTTGTTGATGGTTGTACCTAACAGAGGACAGGGAACAGTTCCGGTAAAATTTACCATAAAAGATGTTGACGCTTTGAAAGGGCTTCCAATGATAAAGCGGGTTGCACCGCAGGTCTCAGGAGGAGTAACCCTCATTGCCGGAAATAAAAACTTGAGTTCTTATATACAGGGTTCGACTATAGAATCAGAGCAAATGCGTAATCGAACACCTGAATATGGGCGGTATTTTAATCAGGAGGAAATACAGAACCGTGAAAAAGTAGCGGTTATAGGCAAAACCGTGGCCACTGAATTGTTCGGTGACAACGATCCGTTAAATCAGATTCTGAAGATCAATAAGATTAATTTCAGGATAATTGGAGTGCTTCCGGCGTTAGGCGGTGGAACAGGGCTCAGGGATCAGGATAATGTGGTTTATTTGCCATTATCGACTGCAATGTTTAGAGTGCTTGGCAAACAGTATTATGATCAGCTGGATGTTGAGGTAAAGGATATAAAACAGGTTAGCGATGCGCAAACTGCTGTAACACAATTGATTACTAAAATGCATAACCTGACTCCGGAACAGAAGGATTCCATACGCATAATGAATATGGCAGAATTACAGGAAGCATTAATGAGCACGGTTAAAAGCCTGACGTTTTTATTGGGATTTATTGCATCCCTGTCACTTTTGGTTGGCGGTATCGGAATTATGAATATCATGCTGGTATCTGTTACTGAAAGAACACGAGAAATAGGCCTCAGAAAGGCGATCGGAGCCAGAAAGATAGATATTCTTATGCAGTTTATTACCGAAGCAGTGATTATGACTTTTACCGGGGGCATGTTAGGGATCCTTTTAGGGGTGGCAATTGCTACCATTCTTTCCAAAGTAGCAGCATGGACAATAGTTATTACGCCATCTGCCATAATTATTTCTACCTCATTTTCCATAACAATAGGGCTTATCTTTGGGATCTGGCCTGCTAAAAAGGCATCAAACCTCAATCCGATTGAAGCATTGAGGTACGAATAA